The following proteins are co-located in the Sphingomonas panacis genome:
- a CDS encoding molybdopterin-containing oxidoreductase family protein, producing MADGDGAFPAAKTFTDVPGADGAHITFCRLCESLCGMIADVSGGRIVKVRPDRDHVTSEGHICLKGPAMASITHDPERILTPLRRKGAAGDFEPVSWDEALDDIASRLKAVTAAGGPGAIGTYTGNPAAFGTLRYGYSSMFGRALDPVSKAFSVTHTDGAAKVLAQEFLYGGVAPFTFPDLPGCDFLILIGANPVISHMSLITEPRARKYLDEIHARGAVVVVDPRKTETARLFEHVPIRPDSDAWLLASMVQHIFASGLEDRDVVEQRCTGASELRVAIAGITPELASARCGIPAEQIRTLAERFAGARTAAIYGRLGVCRGSFATLTNVMIETLNVITGRFGAPGGWVSGVSPIDGEDGPPVYPAYGATRTRIGDLPSLMGTTSGGTLAKDITTPGPGQLRALFIDSGNPVSSYPGGDRLADALEQLDLLVSLDLYVTETSRHAHYILPAMTFFERDDLTQMWASNAPRPWVQYVPAVLPPQGEARLEYDVYDAILERMGHPGIFAARGTPDQARPALMDVVDHAVRAGVYGDRFGERPEGLTLERLQREFPHGKRVAERVDAAASWKRVRTPDGKVRLLHTVTEKELARLQAEPSPASDVLLLIGRRKLGSMNSWMHNVERLVRSDRPTLLINPHDARNRQIRDGDKVIVSSASGSVEVEVEISDEISAGTVSYPHGWGNKGGWSRAASLPGVNINLLTSSRVEDFEQVSGIVHLDGVKVTVSAA from the coding sequence ATGGCCGATGGAGATGGTGCATTCCCCGCCGCGAAGACGTTCACGGACGTGCCGGGAGCCGACGGGGCTCACATCACCTTTTGTCGGCTATGCGAATCGCTTTGCGGGATGATCGCCGATGTTTCGGGTGGGCGCATTGTGAAGGTCCGTCCCGATCGCGACCATGTGACGTCAGAAGGGCATATCTGCCTGAAAGGTCCAGCGATGGCCTCGATCACCCACGATCCGGAACGGATATTGACCCCGCTCCGGCGAAAGGGAGCGGCCGGGGACTTCGAGCCCGTTTCCTGGGATGAGGCGCTTGACGATATCGCATCGCGCCTGAAGGCGGTGACGGCGGCGGGCGGCCCCGGCGCGATCGGCACCTACACCGGGAATCCGGCCGCGTTCGGCACTTTGCGCTATGGCTATTCCAGCATGTTCGGACGGGCGCTAGACCCGGTTTCCAAGGCGTTCAGCGTCACGCATACTGACGGCGCGGCGAAAGTTCTGGCACAGGAATTCCTCTATGGAGGCGTGGCGCCCTTCACCTTTCCCGACTTGCCGGGATGTGATTTTCTGATCCTGATCGGTGCAAATCCGGTCATTTCACATATGTCGCTGATCACCGAACCAAGGGCGCGCAAATATCTGGATGAAATCCACGCGCGCGGGGCGGTTGTTGTGGTCGATCCGCGAAAAACCGAAACGGCGCGGTTATTCGAGCACGTGCCCATTCGCCCCGACAGCGACGCCTGGCTGTTGGCGTCGATGGTGCAGCACATCTTCGCCAGCGGCCTTGAGGACCGCGACGTGGTTGAGCAGCGCTGCACAGGCGCATCCGAATTGCGCGTGGCTATCGCCGGGATAACGCCCGAACTGGCTTCCGCCCGTTGCGGCATTCCGGCCGAGCAGATCAGGACGCTGGCCGAGCGCTTCGCCGGCGCCCGCACCGCCGCAATCTACGGGCGTCTTGGCGTCTGTCGCGGCAGCTTTGCGACGCTCACCAACGTCATGATCGAGACGTTGAACGTCATCACCGGTCGGTTCGGCGCGCCCGGAGGATGGGTTTCCGGCGTGTCCCCGATCGACGGCGAAGATGGCCCGCCCGTTTATCCAGCCTATGGCGCCACTCGCACTCGAATCGGCGATCTCCCCTCGCTGATGGGGACGACTTCCGGGGGAACTCTGGCCAAAGACATCACCACGCCGGGGCCTGGCCAGTTGCGCGCGTTGTTCATCGACTCTGGCAATCCGGTCAGCTCCTATCCCGGCGGGGATCGGCTTGCCGACGCGCTGGAACAACTCGACCTGCTCGTGTCGCTCGATCTCTACGTTACGGAAACAAGCCGTCACGCCCATTACATTTTGCCGGCGATGACCTTCTTCGAGCGCGATGACCTTACCCAGATGTGGGCTTCTAACGCGCCGCGCCCTTGGGTGCAGTATGTCCCCGCCGTGCTTCCGCCGCAGGGCGAGGCGCGTCTTGAATATGACGTCTATGATGCGATTCTCGAGCGCATGGGCCATCCCGGCATATTTGCAGCCCGCGGCACTCCCGATCAGGCCCGCCCGGCCCTGATGGATGTAGTCGACCACGCTGTCCGCGCCGGAGTTTACGGCGATCGTTTCGGTGAGCGACCCGAAGGTCTAACGCTCGAGCGCCTTCAGCGGGAGTTTCCCCATGGCAAGCGGGTGGCCGAGCGGGTCGACGCCGCCGCTTCATGGAAGCGCGTGCGCACACCCGACGGCAAGGTGCGGCTTTTACACACTGTGACCGAAAAGGAACTTGCCCGCCTTCAGGCTGAGCCGAGCCCGGCCAGCGACGTGCTTCTGCTGATCGGCAGGCGCAAGCTGGGTTCGATGAACAGTTGGATGCACAATGTCGAGCGGCTGGTGCGCTCGGACCGGCCAACCCTGCTGATCAACCCCCACGATGCCCGCAACCGGCAGATCCGCGACGGAGACAAGGTCATCGTCAGCAGCGCCTCGGGCAGTGTCGAAGTTGAGGTAGAGATATCCGACGAAATCTCTGCAGGCACCGTCAGCTATCCGCACGGTTGGGGCAACAAGGGAGGCTGGAGCCGTGCCGCTTCACTGCCGGGCGTCAATATCAACCTGCTCACGTCGTCACGAGTCGAGGATTTCGAGCAAGTCTCCGGTATCGTTCATCTGGATGGCGTGAAGGTTACCGTTTCGGCGGCCTGA
- a CDS encoding acetyl-CoA C-acetyltransferase, translated as MGDALIIDVCRTPRGIGRVGKGALASFHPQHLAATVLRAVVERNDLRSEDIDDVIWGVSTQQGKQGRDLARMAALFAGFDERVSGVTLDRFCGSGITAVSFGAGQIMSGMEDLIVAGGTEMMSHVAELRASDPSSGMLDAGNLALRRMRPQSNQGICADAIATLDGIPREALDDLAYQSQQRAEVAIREGRFDRSLVPVLDEHGAIALDREEYPRPQTTREGLAALKPSFAELADLPIDADGTTFGGMIRRAFPDLKFNHVHHAGNSSGVVDGAAAVLLASPAYAARNGLKPRARIRAMANVGADPTLMLNGPGPAARKALAKAGLTLDDIDLWEVNEAFAIVPEKFIRDLGVDREKVNVNGGAIALGHPIGCTGAILIGTILDELERRDLKRGLVTMCAAGGMAPAIVIERV; from the coding sequence ATGGGTGATGCCCTCATTATCGACGTCTGCCGCACTCCACGCGGTATAGGCAGAGTTGGCAAGGGGGCGTTGGCGTCCTTTCATCCGCAACACCTCGCGGCAACCGTCTTGAGGGCCGTTGTCGAACGGAATGATCTGCGGTCGGAAGATATCGACGATGTCATCTGGGGCGTGTCCACCCAGCAGGGGAAGCAAGGTCGCGACCTTGCTCGCATGGCGGCGCTTTTCGCGGGGTTCGACGAACGCGTGAGCGGAGTGACGCTGGACCGCTTCTGCGGTTCTGGCATCACCGCCGTAAGCTTTGGTGCCGGGCAGATCATGTCCGGCATGGAAGACCTGATCGTGGCCGGCGGGACCGAGATGATGTCCCATGTCGCCGAACTGCGCGCCAGCGATCCGTCTTCGGGCATGCTTGATGCCGGGAACCTCGCATTGCGGCGAATGCGGCCGCAGAGCAATCAGGGTATCTGCGCCGATGCCATTGCCACGTTGGACGGCATTCCGCGCGAGGCGTTGGACGATCTGGCCTATCAGAGCCAACAGCGGGCGGAGGTGGCCATTCGCGAAGGTCGCTTCGACCGGTCGCTGGTTCCGGTACTTGATGAACATGGCGCGATCGCGTTGGATCGTGAGGAATATCCTAGGCCGCAGACGACTCGCGAAGGCCTGGCTGCGCTCAAGCCTTCGTTTGCCGAACTGGCCGATCTCCCGATCGACGCGGACGGGACGACCTTTGGCGGCATGATCCGGCGGGCCTTCCCTGATCTGAAGTTCAATCATGTTCACCATGCGGGAAACTCATCCGGTGTCGTCGATGGCGCCGCCGCCGTGCTGCTGGCATCGCCGGCCTATGCGGCCCGAAACGGCCTGAAGCCGCGTGCCCGTATCCGCGCGATGGCCAATGTCGGCGCTGACCCCACCTTGATGCTCAATGGTCCCGGTCCAGCCGCGCGTAAGGCTCTCGCGAAGGCGGGGCTGACGCTCGACGACATCGATCTGTGGGAAGTGAACGAGGCCTTCGCCATCGTTCCCGAGAAGTTCATCCGCGACCTTGGGGTCGATCGCGAGAAGGTCAACGTCAATGGCGGCGCCATCGCCCTGGGCCATCCGATCGGCTGCACCGGCGCGATTCTGATCGGTACAATCCTCGATGAACTCGAAAGGCGAGATCTCAAGCGCGGCCTCGTGACGATGTGTGCGGCGGGCGGCATGGCGCCCGCCATTGTCATCGAACGCGTGTGA